In a genomic window of Vicia villosa cultivar HV-30 ecotype Madison, WI unplaced genomic scaffold, Vvil1.0 ctg.001464F_1_1, whole genome shotgun sequence:
- the LOC131635338 gene encoding uncharacterized protein LOC131635338, which translates to MEKKKITCGKSVEQQQAELEFYLPEECWEHVLTFLINSVKQFDITKPANPFHVFPFPTDSLDCKIKDNFESLSLVSKHFLALANRLIFSIRINHLHFCHLPLFFHRFSNLNSLHLSFDSSHDLDYAAIALTLCDISTLKSLYIFWIDLNDANYITSHYIDSFLSFNGLNSLKFESSQISYYLLSSIATEALPFKNFVLQNCTGYSFQGIYSFLSKCSGIKHLGIQGDDFLTNHHVFRLFLLLPDLTSVNLSKCSKLRPSVLFALVKNCRSLGEITMRCIYMDDFESVENYDIFIDFDVNPQFKFLDLANNYFIDDETIILFASVFPNLQLLDLSYCPNIFKKEKGVMSVIENCTQLETIDLSSCVKVNADVVVSMLSSRRSFENYGGSFYFET; encoded by the exons ATGGAGAAGAAAAAGATAACTTGTGGCAAATCTGTTGAACAACAACAAGCAGAACTTGAGTTTTACTTACCCGAAGAGTGCTGGGAGCATGTATTGACATTCCTCATCAATTCGGTCAAGCAGTTCGATATCACCAAGCCGGCCAACCCGTTCCATGTCTTCCCATTCCCCACTGATTCGCTCGACTGCAAAATCAAAGACAATTTTGAATCTCTATCTCTCGTCTCAAAACACTTCCTCGCCCTCGCCAACCGTCTCATATTCTCTATCAGAATTAATCATCTACACTTTTGTCATCTCCCTCTTTTCTTTCATAGATTCTCCAACCTTAATTCCCTTCACCTCTCCTTCGACTCCTCCCATGATCTTGACTATGCAGCCATTGCTTTGACTCTCTGTGACATATCAACATTGAaatctttatatattttttggattgaCTTAAACGATGCAAACTATATTACTTCCCATTACATTGATTCCTTCCTAAGTTTCAATGGTTTGAATTCTCTTAAGTTTGAGTCTTCTCAAATATCTTATTATTTGCTTTCCTCTATTGCAACAGAAGCTCTTCCTTTCAAGAATTTTGTTCTTCAAAATTGTACCGGCTATAGTTTTCAAGGAATTTATAGTTTCTTATCTAAGTGCAGTGGGATAAAACATTTGGGTATTCAAGGTGATGATTTTCTAACTAATCATCATGTTTTTCGGTTGTTTTTGCTTCTTCCTGATTTGACATCGGTAAATCTTAGTAAATGTTCCAAGCTCAGACCATCAGTTTTGTTTGCACTCGTTAAGAACTGTCGTTCACTTGGTGAGATCACAATGAGATGCATATATATGGATGATTTCGAGAGTGtagaaaattatgatatttttataGATTTTGATGTGAACCCTCAATTCAAGTTTCTAGATTTGGCTAACAATTACTTTATTGACGACGAGACCATTATATTGTTTGCTTCCGTTTTCCCCAATTTACAACTTCTCGATTTAAGTTACTGCCCTAACATATTTAAAAAAG AAAAGGGAGTGATGAGCGTGATTGAAAACTGCACACAATTGGAGACAATCGATTTGTCAAGCTGTGTTAAAGTGAATGCTGATGTTGTTGTCTCAATGCTTTCATCAAGGCGATCTTTCGAAAATTATGGTGGTTCtttttattttgagacataa
- the LOC131635318 gene encoding MDIS1-interacting receptor like kinase 2-like, with product MTNLQKAIAFLFYILVISLLPLKITASLRTEAEALVKWSLSPPLPSWSLTNLINLCNWKAVVCDNSSITVSKINLSNANISGTLTDLDFSSLPNLTLFNLNGNRFGGLIPSTIGNLSKLSFLDLGNNLLEGTLPSELGQLRELQHVSFFNNNLTGTIPYQLTDLPKVSYLDFGSNFFVSSSDWSQYSSMPSLNYLGLELNELTGEIPSFIFECKNLTYLDLSQNNWNGTIPESMYGSLGKLEYLNLTNCRLEGKLSSNLSMLSNLKNLHLGNNMFNSPIPSEIGLMSRLQILELNNISARGEIPSSIGQLKELVHLDLRLNFLNSKVPSELGLCINLTFISLAGNNLTGSLPLSLANLTKLSELGLSDNFFSGQISASLISNWTELTSLQVQNNSFIGNVPPQIGLLKKINLLFMYKNLFSGPIPEEIGNLKEMSQLDLSANHFSGPIPRTIWNLTNITVIHLFFNNLSGNIPVEIGNLTSLQRFDVDNNNLDGELPHTIAHLTSLAYFSVFTNNFSGSISRDFGKNSPSLTNVYFSNNSFSGELPSDMCSGHNLIALSVKNNSFSGPLPNSLKNCSSLVRVRLDDNKFSGNITEAFGIHPNLTFISLSRNHLDGYLSPDWGKCISLTEMEMSGNQFSGKIPSELSKLSELQFLSLHSNEFTGNIPPEIGDLSRLYMFNLSNNHLSGEIPESIGKLAQLKIIDLSDNNFSGSIPRELGNSNGLLSMNLSHNNLSGVIPYELGNLFSLQSMLDISSNNLFGEIPQNLQKLAMLEILNVSHNNLSGTIPQSFSDMRSLQSVDFSYNHLSGMIPTGGVFQTENAEAFVGNSGLCGDVKGLTCSKVLSQDNSGGSNKKVLLGVTVSIGGVLLIGMIGFGILLFRRKAKKLSEESESSEDNDQSNCMVWGRDGKFTFSDLVKATNDFSEKYCIGKGGFGTVYRAELPTGQVVAVKRLNISDSDDIPKENRMSFINEIRTLTEVRHRNIIKLFGFCSRREEMFLVYEHVERGSLGKMLYGEEGKLELSWGTRLDIVQGLAHAIAYLHSDCSPPIVHRDITLNNLLLDSDFVPHLADFGTAKLLSSNNSTWTSVAGTYGYMAPELAQTMRVTEKCDVYSFGVVVLEILMGTHPGEFLNILYSNKSLALMEVLVKDVIDQRLPPPTEQLGETIMFTIRVALACTSSAPESRPVMRSVAQELSATPHARLSQPFSTITVSKLTGLQK from the exons ATGACAAATCTTCAAAAGGCTATTGCTTTTCTCTTTTATATACTTGTTATATCTTTGCTTCCATTGAAAATCACAGCATCACTAAGAACAGAAGCTGAAGCTCTTGTCAAATGGAGTCTATCACCTCCTCTTCCTTCATGGTCACTCACCAACCTTATCAACCTTTGCAACTGGAAAGCTGTTGTTTGTGACAATTCAAGTATAACTGTCTCAAAGATAAACTTGTCTAATGCCAATATCAGTGGAACACTCACTGacttggatttttcttctctcccaaacctaACCCTCTTCAACCTCAATGGAAATAGGTTTGGTGGATTAATACCATCAACAATTGGCAACCTCTCCAAACTCAGTTTCTTGGACTTGGGAAACAACTTACTTGAAGGCACACTCCCTTCTGAGCTAGGCCAGCTAAGGGAACTTCAACATGTTAGTTTTTTCAACAACAATCTCACCGGTACCATTCCCTATCAGCTCACTGATCTCCCTAAGGTAAGTTACCTTGACTTTGGATCAAACTTTTTTGTATCTTCCTCTGACTGGTCTCAATATTCAAGCATGCCTTCCTTAAATTACCTTGGTTTGGAATTAAATGAACTCACTGGTGAGATTCCAAGTTTCATATTTGAGTGCAAGAACTTAACATACCTTGACCTCTCTCAGAACAACTGGAATGGTACAATACCAGAATCCATGTATGGTAGTTTAGGCAAACTTGAATATCTCAACCTCACAAACTGTAGGCTAGAAGGAAAACTGTCATCCAACTTGTCCATGCTCTCAAATCTCAAAAATCTTCATCTCGGTAATAACATGTTTAATAGTCCTATTCCATCAGAGATAGGATTGATGTCTAGGCTTCAAATTCTTGAACTGAACAACATTTCGGCCCGTGGGGAAATTCCTTCTTCCATAGGTCAACTAAAGGAGCTAGTGCATCTTGATCTCCGTCTTAATTTTCTTAACTCTAAAGTCCCTTCTGAGCTTGGCCTATGCATAAATCTGACTTTCATAAGTTTGGCAGGAAATAATCTAACAGGTTCTTTGCCTTTGTCATTAGCAAATTTGACCAAACTTTCAGAACTAGGATTATCAGATAATTTCTTTTCTGGTCAAATTTCTGCTTCATTGATCTCTAACTGGACTGAGTTAACTTCCTTGCAAGTTCAAAACAACAGTTTCATAGGAAATGTTCCTCCACAGATTGGCCTGTTGAAAAAAATTAATCTCCTTTTTATGTACAAAAATCTTTTCTCTGGTCCTATTCCTGAAGAGATTGGAAACTTAAAGGAAATGTCACAGTTAGACCTTTCAGCAAACCATTTCTCTGGTCCAATTCCACGAACCATTTGGAACCTCACAAACATAACAGTCATACATCTTTTCTTCAACAACCTCTCCGGAAACATTCCAGTGGAAATAGGAAACTTAACTTCACTGCAAAGATTTGATGTTGACAATAATAACTTGGATGGAGAATTGCCGCACACAATTGCTCATCTAACTTCTTTAGCTTATTTTTCTGTGTTCACAAACAACTTCTCAGGAAGCATTTCTAGAGATTTTGGAAAGAATAGTCCTTCTTTGACTAATgtctacttttcaaacaatagtTTCTCGGGAGAACTTCCTTCTGACATGTGCAGCGGTCACAATCTAATAGCTTTGTCAGTAAAAAACAACAGCTTTTCGGGGCCATTGCCAAACTCATTGAAAAATTGTTCATCTCTTGTAAGAGTTAGGCTTGATGACAACAAGTTCAGTGGGAACATCACAGAAGCTTTTGGGATTCATCCAAATCTTACTTTCATCTCACTTAGCAGAAATCATCTCGATGGTTATCTATCTCCAGATTGGGGTAAATGTATCAGCTTAACTGAGATGGAAATGAGTGGAAACCAATTTTCTGGAAAAATTCCATCTGAGCTAAGTAAGTTGAGTGAATTACAATTTCTTAGCCTGCATTCCAACGAATTCACCGGAAATATCCCCCCTGAAATTGGTGATCTAAGTCGGCTCTACATGTTCAATTTGAGCAATAACCATTTGTCCGGAGAAATCCCAGAGAGTATTGGAAAATTAGCTCAGCTTAAAATCATTGATTTATCAGATAATAATTTTAGTGGAAGCATTCCTAGAGAACTCGGTAACTCTAACGGGTTATTAAGCATGAATTTAAGCCATAACAATCTATCTGGCGTGATTCCGTATGAACTAGGCAATTTGTTCTCACTCCAATCCATGTTAGATATCAGCAGCAACAATCTTTTCGGAGAAATTCCTCAAAATCTTCAAAAGTTAGCAATGTTGGAGATTCTCAATGTATCCCACAACAATCTATCTGGAACAATCCCACAATCCTTTTCAGATATGCGCAGCCTTCAATCTGTGGACTTCTCTTACAACCACTTGTCAGGTATGATACCAACCGGTGGTGTTTTCCAGACAGAAAATGCTGAAGCTTTTGTCGGGAACTCAGGTCTGTGTGGTGATGTGAAGGGATTAACATGTTCCAAAGTATTGTCTCAAGACAACTCTGGAGGGTCCAATAAAAAGGTACTTCTTGGTGTTACTGTATCAATTGGTGGAGTATTACTTATAGGGATGATTGGTTTTGGAATCCTGCTATTTAGAAGGAAAGCCAAAAAACTTAGTGAAGAATCCGAAAGCAGTGAAGATAATGATCAATCTAACTGCATGGTATGGGGAAGAGATGGGAAATTCACATTTTCTGATCTTGTGAAAGCAACCAATGACTTCAGTGAAAAGTATTGCATTGGAAAAGGAGGATTTGGAACTGTTTATAGAGCAGAACTACCAACAGGTCAAGTTGTTGCTGTGAAAAGACTCAATATATCAGATTCTGATGACATCCCAAAAGAGAACCGCATGAGCTTCATTAATGAGATAAGGACACTTACAGAAGTGAGGCACAGGAATATAATAAAGCTTTTTGGTTTTTGTTCTAGGAGGGAAGAAATGTTCTTGGTTTATGAACATGTAGAGAGAGGAAGTTTGGGGAAAATGTTGTATGGAGAAGAAGGAAAATTGGAGCTAAGTTGGGGTACAAGGTTAGACATTGTGCAAGGATTGGCACATGCAATTGCTTACCTACATAGTGATTGTTCTCCACCAATCGTGCACAGAGATATCACACTGAACAATTTACTACTGGATTCAGATTTTGTACCTCATCTTGCAGATTTCGGCACTGCAAAACTGCTTAGCTCTAACAATTCAACCTGGACTTCAGTTGCAGGAACCTATGGCTACATGGCTCCAG AGCTAGCACAAACCATGAGGGTGACTGAAAAGTGTGATGTGTATAGTTTTGGTGTGGTGGTGTTAGAGATATTGATGGGAACACACCCAGGAGAATTCTTGAATATCCTATATTCAAACAAGTCTTTGGCATTAATGGAAGTACTTGTGAAGGATGTTATAGACCAGCGGCTTCCACCTCCTACAGAACAATTAGGTGAAACAATAATGTTCACAATAAGAGTAGCTTTGGCATGCACATCTTCTGCTCCAGAGTCTAGACCCGTGATGCGTTCTGTTGCACAAGAACTATCAGCGACTCCACACGCTCGTCTTTCTCAGCCATTTAGTACGATAACCGTAAGCAAGCTTACAGGATTACAAAAATAG